The segment ACATGCCCTCATTACACAACTCCCCCCCTCCTACCACGATTAGCCCTCTTGGTACCGGCCACACCTCATTCTGACTGCACGGATGACTGGGCAGAAGGGGCCATGCGCAGGAATCTGGGCGGGTTTTGTTACAGTAAGCTGACCAATCGAACCATATCCCTGAGACAGTGTCACCCAATACACTCCAATGGTAGTCACCAAGTGTTGCAGATCTGCAGTGTCAGATACCCGTCTGAAAAACCCAAATCAACCATCGAAGTCCGTGTGCGCCAGACACAAGATGGGACACCAACAACACTCCAGAAGATGATAGTATCCCATCAGTAAATGTGATAGCAGCTGTGCCGCATCGACTGTGACTTCAGTGGTGATTCGCATGCTTCTCCTTGTGCAGTGTGCAGCAGATGCATCTCAACTGGGCGGGACTAACAAGACAATGGTACCTACTGGCATGGTTGCCATGTCCGCCCCATTGACCTGTCATGAGGGCCCCACACTGTGCACAGACGGCCCAATTCCACCTGAGTCAGAAGTGACCATGGCTGCATCCACAATAAGAAGACACATATCCACTCAGGTGATACTCGACGGAGAGATGATACAGTGAATGTGATAGTGAACGGCACACGACTTACCGTTTTCGGAGTAGTCCTGCTGTTCCGCGCCACCATGCTCACGTCAACCGTCACTCCCGTGCCGGTCCGCGCCGCAGAGGCGTGGACAGTTGCACTGGACGAAGCCTATGCACCTCACGAGTACTGGGAGAATGAGTCTGCAAAGGGCTTCAACACTGACGTCATACGCTACGTCGCGGAGTCCATGAGCAGAGATGTCGTGTGGGTTCCCCTCCCTTGGGCTAAGGCATACCAGGCACTGCAGAATGGCACGGTGGAGAGTCTCTGCATGGCTCGAACACCACAGCGTGAACTCATCTTTGACTTCAGCCAGCCAATCATGAACCTGACGCTCAGGGTGTTTGTGCGGGGAGACGTCAGCGGCATCATTGACATCAGCGAACTGGCCAATCGTACTGTGGCCGTCGAAGCGGACGACATCTGTGAATCAAAGCTCAACGAGCTGTGCCCCGATGCCGTAGTAGTGCGGGTGGATTCCCAGGCGGAGGCTATCAGGCTCGTTGCAGAGGGAGAGGTCACTGCTGCCTTCTGCAACAGGTATGCTGGAGCCTATGCGATAATCGAACACTCGTATTCGGACATCAAGATGGTCGCGCAACCCATCGACGGGGGGATCAGATGCATTGCAGTGGCCAAGGGCAACCTAGTCCTGCTTGGCAGCATCAATGCGGGCCTGAATGAGATGGTGGCGACAGGCGAGTACGACAGAGTCTTGGAGAAGTGGTTCGGTGCATACCCATTCGCCGAAGAGAATCAATTGATGCTCAGGGCAGCCATGGTGACGAGCTTTGTCGCGTTGCTTGCGGTGTTTGGAATCGCGACTATGGCAACATGGAACAGGTCACTTAGCCGCAGAGTGAACCATGCCACATCCAAGCTCGCACTCTTGGGCGACCTGTTCAGACATGACCTCAGAAACATCGGGCAGTGCATGTACACCAGCCTGGAACTCGTAGCAGATGAAACAACTGACGAGTCGACGAAGGAGAGCGCAATACAGACTGCCTTGTCTGCTGTTCAAAGAGCAGAGCGGCTCACGTCGGACTTTTCGATGGTAGAGTCGATGACCGCCGGAAAGCATCCGCTTGTTGAGACTCCCTTGAAGACCATTCTAGTCTCAGCGCTAGCTGAAGTCGCGTTAGAGGGCGGTGCCACGTTTGAGTTCGAGTCACAGGACATATCCGACACGAACGTCATCGCAGTCAGTGCACTCAAGGAAGCCATTACGCGAGTGATGAGATTCATGGTCAACCTCGCGAATAGCAGCATTGCGAAGGTGCCTATCAGCGTTGCAGTCTCATTGGACCGTGACTGGGCGACTCTTGTCATCAGTTCCAAGGTCGTATGCATACCAGATGACGTCAAGGAGGGGCTCCTGAGAAGGTATCTTGGCGTCAGGACTCCAGTTGTGGGACTCGATCTCTCAATTGTCCATGCGATTGTGACTGCCAGCAGGGGACTTGTGACAATCGAGAACATAGTCCCCGGTGACTGGAGAAAGGGTGTCGCTGTAAAGATGCTTCTGAGAATCCCGCACAAGAGGATCCGGATGCCTGGTTTCCGCATGGGATCTAGAGCGGACTGATGGGACTATCTGCATTGAACTACTGTTCTGGTCGGCCCGTACGCAACACAGGCTCTACTCGTTTCTCGTAGAAGTAGCCCACTGATGAGTAGACAGTATAGAGCCCCCTCCTCCTTCCTATGATGAGTCCTGCCCGTTCAAGTATTGACAAGTGATGCGACATCGTGCTCTTTGACTTCTTCACTATGTGTGCCAGGACCGTCAGACAGTACTCGCCCTTGCCCAAGATGTGATACAGCTTGTATCTCAGTTCATGGCCTAATGCGGCATGATACAATATCTCTCGCTGGGCATTCTTGTCCTTGTCGAGATCTGACAGCAGCCGCCTATGGTCTGAAACAAAAGCCTCGAAGTCTGTGTCTATGCCCATTGCGTCCAGACACGCCTGAAGTCTATGCACTTCATCAACACCTTGCCTGTAACACACACCATAAAATCGGTATTATTGCTATCGTTGTCGTTCAGTGGAACCTCGTTCAGTATCGCAATAGTTAAATGTGTTCGAAAATGGTCAAACTGGTCGTGACCCATTATGACAACTAGGTTCGTACCTCCAGACTGGGCGTTCGAGTTCCATGGACATCTCTGTCCGTTCCTGCCTATTGGTTATCGAATGGGCAGACTCGCAATGGAATACCTCAAGTTAGACCGAGAGAAGGATCACGGGTTCTTTGTATTCCCGGAGACTGGTGAGGGCCATCCTCAGACCTGCATGGTCGATGGAATACAGGCTGCTACCGGAGCCACCTACGGAAAGGTGCTCATGGAGAAAACGTTCTATGGCAAACTGGCAGCCACCTTCTTCCACCCAAAGAACGGGGCCGTTCGCCTATCCCTGACGCCTGACTTCATCGATGCGATGAGCAAGTTCGAGTTCTTTGCCTATCGCAAGAAGGGAGTGGAGCCATCCGAGATTCCACATGAAGTGACTGAAGAGGTAACAAAGTGGACCTATGAGCAGCCTGACAAGTTCATGTTCAAGGTTGAATTCAAGCCCGACTTCAAGTTCACTCCACCGAAAGGGTCGTTCAACAAGAGCAAGTGCAGCATCTGCGGTGAGTACGTGTTCGAGAGATACCTCCGCATGAAGGACGGCGCACCGGTCTGCATCCCGTGCTCGGGATACGCCAGAGCCAAGCCGGAGTCCTAGAGACCACGAGTCTGGAGGGGTATCCTGTGGATGTTGTATTGCTATACGCGGTGATCTTCGCCTTCGTCATAGCCTTTGTGTTTTCGATGTTCGGCCAAGGGGGTGGATCTGTATACTCTCCGCTCCTCATTCTCCTAGGATACGCCGTACTGGTGTCCACTTCCACCTCACTATTCCTGAACCTGATAACGTCTCTGTCTGCAGGCTACATATTCTACCGCAACAAGCTGATTGACATCAAGGCGTCGTTACTGTTCGTGCCGGGAATCGGCTTTGGAGCATTCGTCGGAGGAGCTCTTTCTGCATTCGTTGAGGGGGTCTACGTCATGTGGCTGTTTGTCGTCTTCCTCGGTGTGATAGGCGCCAGAATGATCTATACCTACTGGGAGAGGGGGACGACGGAGGGCGCCTATCCCGAGGTCCTGCCAACCAAGATGAAGGTCCTAGTCATCCTGTTCAGTTTCGCTGTTGGGTTCATATCAGGCCTCTTGGGAGTGGGTGGTGGCGTGTTCATAGTCCCATTCATGGTCTACGTGTGCAAGTATCCAACAAAGTTCGCTGCTGGTTCCTCACACCTCATCATATCGTTCTCCGCTTTCTTTGGCATCGTTGGTCATGCGGCATTTCACAGCCTAGACCTCCTGTTGATTGCTGCGACTGGGATGGCTGTGTTGGTTGGAGGCAATCTTGGTGCCAGAGCGAGCATGAAGATGAAGGTGCAGGGAATCAAGGCTGGACTTGGGCTCATCATGTGGATACTTGCCGTGATGCTACTTGTTCAAATAATCTGAAGCACATCAACAACTGCCAATCCGACAAGAAATGAATAGTCCTAGACAAAGCAAGTCGCTTGAGAAGAAAACTACCGGCATGACTGATTCTGTGCACACCGATTGTGATGGGAGTATGGTCCCACTTTTTGGGCTTCCCAGTCACCGATGGTACAACGTTCATCTCTAGTTGGACGAAGTGGACATTGGTATGCCAACAGGATCCGTCCCGGAGCGGCTCTCGGAAGGCGCACACCTCGAGGACTCGTCAGCTGTCGGGCAGACCTCGGGAGTCGTGTGACCGCACAATGACACATATGCATCGAACTGCGCATGTCCAAGACTGCCCGACCGCGCGGCAGCAGCTACCTACCCCCTGAGTGACGGCCCGCCCCCTCTATGTGGGACCGATGTGTTCCTTCGACTGGGACCACCCGGTACGGCACGCACTCTGACGATGCAGCACGGCCAGTTGTCCAGTCCGTTCATTCACCAGCGCGTGGATTATATACTGTCTGTTGTCAATAGGTGTGAGGATTCGTATGAGTACTGACGCCGACCAGATCTACCAGATGCTGTTCGAGAGAGAGGTTGTCAGTTCCGACGAGATCGTAGCGGTTGTCCGGTCAGTGCTGGGGCGTGATGTCTCCCGCGACTACGCCTTCCGCAGGTACGCCACCCCGCTCATCCGGAGCGGAAAGCTGAGACGGATCCGGAGGGGACTGTACTATGCGCCTGACAACAGACGTCCCTATGCGAACACGGACCTCGTAGCGTGCAGTCTTCGGAAGTCCGCCTTTCTCGGTTACCAGGACGCCGCCGAGTTGTGGGGCGCAGTCTACTTCATGACCACGTCCCGTGTCAAGGTCTGTGTGTCAAGAAAGGACCGCTTCAAACCGTTCATCTACGGACCGTACGAGTATATACCGGTGATAGTGAGGGACTTCAGTTCCGTTGTGGCCTCCAAGAAGGGACGCGGACTGAAGAAAGAGGTGAGGTTGACGAACAGACTGCGCACCTTCATCGACTGTGTCAAGCGGCCCGACCTGGTCGGCGGCTGGGGTGGCGTCTACAACACCCTCGGGAGGCTGAGAGGCGTAGACCTCGACCAGCTGAGAGAGGAGGTCATTCGCTCAGGGAACCAGATGCTGATTCGCAAAGTCGGTATGATTCTTGAGTTGGTTGGCAATGACTTTGCGCGCTTCGACGAGGCGAAGCTCAATGAGGTGCTCGATGACCTCGAGCGGCGCGTCACCAGCAGACCAATGCGACTCACCAACTGTGAATACGAGATCCGGTTCAACGAGCCCTGGCTGCGGGACCTCCGTTGGAACCTGTACCGTCCCCCAAGGTTCGAGGTGATCGTGAGGGGGCGCGTCGCCATGGACGACCCCATCATGGGACTGTGGGAGGATCGACTTCCGAAATCCATGCGCCCCGGCTCAGCGTAGCGCATACCAACCATCGGGCCCGTCACCAACCACAGTCCGCCAGCCCGGTGCTTCGGCCCGGGCACATCATGGGCTTCCGAGTAGCTCTCGGTCGTTCTTGCATCGTCTTGCCTTGACGTAATCCGTTTGAATCCGGGGAAAACAGTCGATGACAGATGTGTGCCAGTAGGAGGAAACACTGAGAATACCATCAGGGTCAAGTGCGCACACCATTCAAACCATCTCGGCATAGTATTCTACAGCGCGGATTGGAATGAACGGAGACCGGACAGTCGGGCGGCACACACGACTCTTGCATTACCCGACATGCCGACAGGTCAAGACGAACAGAACCGGGTTGTCAAGCGAAGGCCACTCGAAATGGTCGCTCGCTTGCGTCACTGCTCGTGTCGTCTTTTTTCGGCTCTCTGTTCCATGGCCCTGAAGTCCTTCACTAGCTCAGCGCTCACCGGGCCCAGGAAGTACCTGCCATCAGCGGTCTGGCTGACACCCGGCATTGCAAACAGGTTGAGCAAGGCCCACCGTAGCCTCTCGTCAGTGTCCAGTTCCGGCACCGGAATGGCGGTCTCCGGTGAGAATGCCTCTGCGTCCAAGAGTCGCATCAACACATCATATTGGTCCATCAGCTCATCACCCATTGGACTTCCGTACAAGCATGTACGGTGTCAGTCCTCATACGTGAATGTGCGACCGCCTTTATAATGCTAGCACGCGTGTCTGACCATAGGGCTGTCGCTGACCAAGACAGGTCTCATTCGGCTGGCATACGGACGGACTTGTCCTCATGTCCTACTGGAGGACTGGGTCAAGTCAAGGATACCGAGTCCTGCGTCAGGCTGGTGCACGCTTGTGGACTACTCTGTGACACGCCAAGTGAGAGTGACGGTGGTCGGTGAGGTTGCAGCAGCTGTTCGAGAGATGCACACTTGGGACTTGTCCCATATCGTCTTTATATGGCCCGACGCAGAAACATGAAGCCGAGGTCATCCGACACTCTAGCGGACCTCAAGGAGTCAATGTGGTGCCGTCTCCTATGAGAAGGAAGACTCCTGTGTCCAACTCTGTCCAACCGATGATGAACGGTATCTCCGTAGAAACAGAAACCCTTGGTACGCATGGGAAAGGAGATCACCGACACCATTGCTCTGTACCTACATGGGACGCAGGTCAGAGGACTCAGGACGCTCTTTCAGATCCATTCTGAACCACTCCAGGGCAGTCACCAACAACGCATGCCTGATGCTGTATCCGAACGAGTCATTCAGGCAGGCGTTCATGCAGGACCCATCGCTGGTCAAACAGGTCTGGGAGTGCTTATGAGGGATATCTCAGGATGCTCTGAGGAGCGAGGGGAGGGTCTATGGAGGTGTGCTGCACAAGCTGGAACCAAAGGAACTGGCAGCGGCCCATGCAGAGGAAACTGCGAAACTACTGGGCGGACAGCAGTTGTTGACTCAGCCTCTATTTGGAGCGGCATCGGGCCTGTACTGGAGCTGAGCGGCACTAATGTCACAGCGACAGGTACACAGCGCTCTTCGCACTCTCGCCTTCTGGATTCTCCTCTTTCTCCGCACCTCTCTGCCCTCTGTACAGCTCATTCCAAGTTGGACGGGTGCCTGGAGTGTTCTGCAGCTCGCGGTACACAGAAGCCTTGTCGCTGCCAAGAGATGAGGGGCGGGAGAGTCACTCCTCGAGGGTTCATGAAGTGTCTAGCCGACCTCAGATTCTGCATGGAGGCATACAAGCACGACGCAGTCAGCTTCTAGAGTGTACTGGTTCTCGGCAGCGGTTGCACGCCCATGCGTCCAACTCTGTGCGCCTCACGATGAGCAGTCCCATTGACTGAATACGCGGCTTATCACAGCCTACGTTCAATTGTGTGTCTGTGAACAGATGCAGAAGCCGCAGCAATCATTGCAATCCAAGCGCCCAGTACGGTAAGGTCGACTGAGAATCCTGAGCGCTCTGCTGCCGCGCTGATAGGAGCTCCTGCAGCATCCTCGCGGCAGTTTCGTACTTCTCAAGCGCCTCTGGATTCGCAGAACCATCCTTCCCGGCATAGTCGTGACAGATGAGATGAAGCATCTCGCTGTATTCCGATATGTTTCCGGGCAGTCCATGTATTGATGTGAGGGTCCTCCACGCCTCACGGTTGGTAAACAGGTGGATGACACACACTGCAAGGTGTGTATCCCCGACTGACTGCATCTCTTAGGGTCATGGGGATGGAGCCGTGCGCCAGATACTGACAACCGAGTCGATGATACTTGCTGCCTGTCTCAGTGACGTACACCGTCACATCCCCATTGCTGCCAGACCCTGACGAAGTCAGGATGACTGCAGCCCCGGCTCCGACAACTATGGTGACTACCACCATCACTATCAGCAGAGTCTGCTTGCTTGGTCCTTTCTTGAACTGACTACTAAGACCTTCCTTCTCCATGGCGGCGTCGCCACCGGCATATATCTAGGGCGCACTTGTTAATCAATTCTCTTATGCCTTGTCAGTGGATTTGCAGTGCACGATCTCAGAGAATGGACCAATTGTCAATTTGGCTCATGAAACCTAATCAATGACTAGAGATGTGCCAAGCGGCAATCCACCTGGAATGAAGATTGTGACAGTAGGGAACTCCTAGATGGACCTCAGCACGTGGTCCCTAAAGAGATCGGACTCGCTATGAATCGCTCTCTCCGTTCCCAACGGTTGTGAAACGAGTGGCTGCAGCGTGTCCGAGACAAGACTCCACGGGTCGACTCACTGGTCGAAGCCTGCAGTCGCAACTCACCAGAAGATCACTTGCTGTGACGACTCCTACGAGAATCAGTCTGCGTAGACATTAGCGGTCGCGGGAAGAACGCCAATGTGACGCCTTGTCGCTGTCGCTTGGCGTGGCATGTCCATCCCAAGTATCGACAAAGTCCGGGATGTTGGCGCTATGACTCCTGTCAGCATTCTCACCGCTGTGGTTTCGCCCCCACAATTCGGTCCGGGAAGACCGAAGACCTCGCCATGCCTCACGGTGAAGCTGATTCCGTCGACGGCGCGTACATCACCATAGAGTCTGACGAGGTCCTGAACGACTACGACCTCATCCACTGACGCCATCAGTCCGAGCAATCAGGGCTGTCGTCTGATCTCCGCAAGCTCATCCTTGATGCACTGCAGCTGATGGATCAAGTCCGCCATGCATTCCTCAAGATGTGATAGTCTCTCGTCCCGACTGAGCTTCTTGTGGTGTTCACCATAGTCACATCCGTGTCTGCATTTGGTCATGGAAACCACCTGTCACAGAGAGCTGAAGTGCTTGTACCATATAACTTATCGCTAGCATAATCAGCAGTGACTTCCGATGTGTGAAGCATGTTAGAACGATGTGAGTCCATTGGGTCGTGTCTGAGACCTCTGGAGAGCGTGATTCGACTCCTGAGCCATCAGTATACGGTCTCACTGGTCCTGCTGTCGGGAAGGACAGACGGCAGCCTGAGATACTCGCAGATAAGGGAGGGGCTTGCCAAGGAAGCAGAAGCCAGTATCAGCGACTCAACATTGTCAAGGACCCTCTCAGAGCTGGTCGACTTGGGAATCCTCAGCCGTAAGAGCTTCGACGAGATACCACCCCATGTGGAGTACTCCCTGACCGACTCGGGACGAGACCTGTTCCACATCCTTGAGGACCTCGGAGTGTGGTCGCGGGAACAGTGTCATCTGGGACAACTCAAGATCCCGAGCCATGGTCACGGACTCGGCGGATGATGCTCAAGAACATAGAGGGGATGCGACCGGAACCGCGCTCCCGACCATCTGACAATGGGAGCCATCATGGCTTCAACCGCCAGCACTCCGGCTCCGGACGCATTCCCATCTGGTGTTTCGTACGTAAGCACGAAGCATACTAGAGATAGAACAGACTCTCTGTGCATACCTTGTACTCCTGCGGGTCTACAGCAGCTGCCCAGAGGTCATACAGTCCTGATCCTGACGAAACAGTTAAGGCCGTTGGGTACGGATGTATGAATGAGAGAACCCACGCAAGGGCATCAGGTGAAAGAATAATGGAAAGATTGGGCGCGGATGTGGGAATAGGAGAACCCATGAGTGAATTGAACGAGATTGAAATGATAGGGAGAGTGAGGGAGTTGAAGGACATAAGCGAGAAGGCAGGTTTCAAGATGGGGAATCGCATATGGGCAGTGGCAGGGAGGGACGGTGCGATGACTGTGAGGGCTGTGAATCTCGAGACCTTCATTGATGAACTGTGTGGATGCATAACTGTTGAAGGGGACTTGGACCCTCTGCGTCTCAAAGACAC is part of the Candidatus Thorarchaeota archaeon genome and harbors:
- a CDS encoding transporter substrate-binding domain-containing protein, which translates into the protein MNVIVNGTRLTVFGVVLLFRATMLTSTVTPVPVRAAEAWTVALDEAYAPHEYWENESAKGFNTDVIRYVAESMSRDVVWVPLPWAKAYQALQNGTVESLCMARTPQRELIFDFSQPIMNLTLRVFVRGDVSGIIDISELANRTVAVEADDICESKLNELCPDAVVVRVDSQAEAIRLVAEGEVTAAFCNRYAGAYAIIEHSYSDIKMVAQPIDGGIRCIAVAKGNLVLLGSINAGLNEMVATGEYDRVLEKWFGAYPFAEENQLMLRAAMVTSFVALLAVFGIATMATWNRSLSRRVNHATSKLALLGDLFRHDLRNIGQCMYTSLELVADETTDESTKESAIQTALSAVQRAERLTSDFSMVESMTAGKHPLVETPLKTILVSALAEVALEGGATFEFESQDISDTNVIAVSALKEAITRVMRFMVNLANSSIAKVPISVAVSLDRDWATLVISSKVVCIPDDVKEGLLRRYLGVRTPVVGLDLSIVHAIVTASRGLVTIENIVPGDWRKGVAVKMLLRIPHKRIRMPGFRMGSRAD
- a CDS encoding winged helix-turn-helix transcriptional regulator, coding for MHRLQACLDAMGIDTDFEAFVSDHRRLLSDLDKDKNAQREILYHAALGHELRYKLYHILGKGEYCLTVLAHIVKKSKSTMSHHLSILERAGLIIGRRRGLYTVYSSVGYFYEKRVEPVLRTGRPEQ
- a CDS encoding TraR/DksA C4-type zinc finger protein is translated as MTTRFVPPDWAFEFHGHLCPFLPIGYRMGRLAMEYLKLDREKDHGFFVFPETGEGHPQTCMVDGIQAATGATYGKVLMEKTFYGKLAATFFHPKNGAVRLSLTPDFIDAMSKFEFFAYRKKGVEPSEIPHEVTEEVTKWTYEQPDKFMFKVEFKPDFKFTPPKGSFNKSKCSICGEYVFERYLRMKDGAPVCIPCSGYARAKPES
- a CDS encoding sulfite exporter TauE/SafE family protein, whose translation is MLGIRQSQAGVLETTSLEGYPVDVVLLYAVIFAFVIAFVFSMFGQGGGSVYSPLLILLGYAVLVSTSTSLFLNLITSLSAGYIFYRNKLIDIKASLLFVPGIGFGAFVGGALSAFVEGVYVMWLFVVFLGVIGARMIYTYWERGTTEGAYPEVLPTKMKVLVILFSFAVGFISGLLGVGGGVFIVPFMVYVCKYPTKFAAGSSHLIISFSAFFGIVGHAAFHSLDLLLIAATGMAVLVGGNLGARASMKMKVQGIKAGLGLIMWILAVMLLVQII
- a CDS encoding ATP-binding cassette domain-containing protein; its protein translation is MLGLMASVDEVVVVQDLVRLYGDVRAVDGISFTVRHGEVFGLPGPNCGGETTAVRMLTGVIAPTSRTLSILGMDMPRQATATRRHIGVLPATANVYAD
- a CDS encoding helix-turn-helix transcriptional regulator gives rise to the protein MLERCESIGSCLRPLESVIRLLSHQYTVSLVLLSGRTDGSLRYSQIREGLAKEAEASISDSTLSRTLSELVDLGILSRKSFDEIPPHVEYSLTDSGRDLFHILEDLGVWSREQCHLGQLKIPSHGHGLGG